The genomic window GCAATCAACTAGATGATTTACTGATTGAAGAACAAATGGAAAATGAACCAGAAGAGTGTACAGTTGAGACAGAAATATTTTTACCCAGCACATCAAAACGTCCAGCAGAATCCATTTATGTAGCACCTAAGAGAAAAGCCCCAACAAAAGGtacataaaaatatgtttaaattgctaattaatttaagaataatgttttgttttctataagtttgtgttatttttgttttcagatAAAGGTAGTAATCTCCAAAAGGCAGCAGAGGCATATGCTGTAGGCCAAAAAGAAACTGCTGCAATTTTAGAACGTTTCATGGCCATGAAAGAGTCAGCTTCAGAGAGCGAGCAGTTGCGGCAAAGAGAATTGGACTTGAAGGAGATGGAATTAAAAGTGAGATGGTTGGAAGCAAAAAATAAAACCAGAGAATTAGATCTAAGAGAGAGAGAATTGGATTTAAAAGAGAGGgaactaaaaattaaagaaaaaaattagagACCCATTCAAATAAAACCACAtatgattttgtactttttattCATAACTGTTGTATATGTTCctacaaatatatttaattaaaataatttcttatcAACTGACTTCTTATTCTACGGCCTATACCTAGCAAATTTACATTTGGTGGTTCTGAAACAAATTGAGTTATAAAAAACTATGTACATATTCAAAGTTAAAAATTTACCATCATTATTTTCAACAGGATTTTGCTCAACTCTGTTGAAATCTTCGTAATTGTCTTCCACTTCTACATTATGCTCAATAAGGATATTATGTAAAACACAACAGGAATTTATAATGGTTGCTGCTGTAACA from Diabrotica undecimpunctata isolate CICGRU unplaced genomic scaffold, icDiaUnde3 ctg00001019.1, whole genome shotgun sequence includes these protein-coding regions:
- the LOC140431553 gene encoding uncharacterized protein, coding for MGLVSWIAVKGADVQEVGFNNETIDPVPTSNQLDDLLIEEQMENEPEECTVETEIFLPSTSKRPAESIYVAPKRKAPTKDKGSNLQKAAEAYAVGQKETAAILERFMAMKESASESEQLRQRELDLKEMELKVRWLEAKNKTRELDLRERELDLKERELKIKEKN